One genomic window of Cupriavidus metallidurans CH34 includes the following:
- a CDS encoding ATP-dependent DNA ligase, with amino-acid sequence MRTRGGADATTWFPEIPATLTGLPAGHHIIDGEMCVLVNGRSDFVQLHERAMRRRWYPGAPPVVLCAFDLLVHAGTDIRGKPIEERQARLAALVSGLPGVLYVSAIDDGAAMWAAVIALQLEGMVAKRVGSAYVAGPSRDWLKIKRPGATLPGFKRDI; translated from the coding sequence TTGCGCACGCGCGGCGGCGCGGATGCCACGACATGGTTTCCGGAGATTCCTGCCACGCTAACCGGTCTGCCCGCTGGCCATCACATCATCGACGGCGAGATGTGCGTGCTGGTCAACGGGCGCTCCGACTTCGTACAGTTGCACGAGCGCGCTATGCGGCGCCGCTGGTATCCGGGCGCACCACCAGTGGTGCTGTGTGCGTTCGATCTGCTGGTGCATGCCGGCACGGACATTCGTGGCAAACCCATCGAGGAGCGCCAGGCACGCTTGGCGGCGTTGGTGTCGGGTTTGCCTGGCGTGCTGTATGTGAGCGCCATCGATGACGGCGCGGCGATGTGGGCTGCCGTGATTGCGCTGCAGCTTGAGGGAATGGTGGCGAAGCGCGTAGGCAGCGCCTACGTGGCTGGGCCCTCGCGCGACTGGCTCAAGATCAAGAGACCGGGCGCCACCCTTCCCGGCTTCAAGCGCGATATCTGA
- a CDS encoding IS3-like element ISRme15 family transposase (programmed frameshift), with the protein MRAMSKNNANKFSPEVRERAVRLVQESRGEYPSLWVAVESIAPKIGCSAQTLLTWVKRHEVDSGQREGVTTSERERIKELERENRELRRANDILRTASGFFRAGGARPQAEVVNTYIDRHREVYGVEPICKVLQVASSAYRRHAARLRDPSRRSDRARRDERLMPQVQRVWQENHRVYGADKVWRQLNREGVTVARCTVERLMRAQGLQGVRRGKRLRTTIADDAASRPVDRVNRQFRADRPNQLWVSDFTYVSTWQGWLYVAFVVDVYARRIVGWRVSKSMTTDFVLDALEQALYARQPGNDGSLTHHSDRGSQYVSIRYSERLAEAGIEPSVGSRGDSYDNALAETINGLYKAELIHRRAPWKTRESVELATLEWVAWFNHKRLHSSIGYIPPAEAEANYYNQLGKTADEAVLL; encoded by the exons ATGCGAGCCATGAGCAAGAACAACGCAAACAAGTTTTCCCCGGAAGTGCGCGAGCGCGCCGTGCGCCTGGTGCAGGAGTCGCGCGGCGAGTACCCGTCGCTGTGGGTGGCGGTCGAGTCCATCGCGCCCAAGATCGGCTGCTCGGCGCAGACGCTGCTGACCTGGGTCAAGCGCCACGAAGTCGACAGCGGACAGCGCGAAGGCGTCACCACCAGCGAGCGAGAACGCATCAAGGAGTTGGAGCGGGAGAACCGAGAGCTGCGCCGCGCCAACGACATCCTGCGCACTGCCAGCG GCTTTTTTCGCGCAGGCGGAGCTCGACCGCAAGCTGAAGTCGTAAACACCTACATCGACCGGCACCGGGAGGTTTACGGGGTCGAGCCGATCTGCAAGGTGTTGCAGGTTGCCTCGTCGGCCTATCGGCGCCATGCCGCACGGCTGCGTGATCCGTCACGGCGCAGCGACCGTGCGCGTCGTGATGAACGGCTCATGCCGCAAGTCCAGCGAGTGTGGCAGGAGAACCATCGCGTCTACGGCGCCGACAAGGTCTGGCGGCAACTGAACCGCGAGGGCGTGACGGTTGCCCGCTGCACGGTCGAGCGATTGATGCGCGCCCAGGGACTGCAAGGTGTGCGGCGCGGCAAGCGGCTGCGAACGACCATCGCTGACGACGCCGCCAGTCGCCCGGTGGATCGCGTCAACCGGCAGTTCCGGGCCGACCGTCCCAATCAGCTCTGGGTCTCGGACTTCACCTACGTCTCGACATGGCAGGGTTGGCTGTACGTGGCCTTCGTCGTCGACGTCTACGCCAGGCGCATCGTCGGCTGGCGCGTGAGCAAATCCATGACGACGGACTTCGTGCTCGATGCGCTGGAGCAGGCCCTATACGCTCGCCAGCCTGGCAACGACGGTTCTCTGACCCACCACTCCGATAGGGGATCGCAGTACGTCAGCATCCGCTATAGCGAACGCCTGGCCGAAGCCGGCATCGAGCCGTCGGTCGGCAGCCGTGGCGACAGTTACGACAACGCCTTGGCCGAGACGATCAATGGCTTGTACAAGGCCGAGCTGATCCATCGCCGCGCGCCTTGGAAAACCAGGGAATCCGTCGAACTGGCAACACTGGAATGGGTCGCTTGGTTCAACCATAAGCGCCTGCACTCATCCATCGGCTATATCCCGCCCGCCGAGGCTGAGGCAAACTACTACAACCAACTCGGCAAAACCGCCGACGAGGCCGTTTTACTTTAA
- a CDS encoding SOS response-associated peptidase — protein sequence MCVNYAPVQRQVLRDVFGVEPPSDEWRAEAWRDYPAPIIRAGDHGQRECVLAGFGMVPKAEIKRRNEETMQRTGAPPKVRDYDTMNARLETIGKLQSFAKYWRECRLALVGATAVYEPCWETGKAVRWRIGLPDGEPFAIAGLWRDWPDGSATFTMPTVAAETHALMRRMHAPGKEKRSVVILPRDEWDDWLNCRDPELARSFLRLYPADAMVAEAAPAPPRKKAVEA from the coding sequence ATGTGCGTGAATTACGCCCCCGTGCAACGCCAGGTGTTACGGGACGTGTTCGGCGTCGAGCCGCCTTCCGACGAATGGCGTGCAGAGGCGTGGCGAGACTACCCTGCCCCGATCATCCGCGCCGGCGACCACGGCCAACGGGAATGCGTGCTGGCAGGTTTTGGGATGGTGCCCAAAGCGGAGATAAAGCGGCGCAATGAGGAGACGATGCAACGGACTGGCGCTCCCCCAAAGGTGCGGGACTACGACACCATGAACGCCCGCTTGGAAACCATTGGCAAGCTCCAGTCGTTTGCAAAGTACTGGCGTGAATGCCGGCTCGCGCTTGTGGGGGCCACCGCTGTGTATGAGCCCTGCTGGGAGACAGGCAAGGCCGTGCGGTGGCGTATCGGGCTACCTGATGGCGAGCCCTTCGCCATTGCCGGCTTGTGGCGCGATTGGCCGGACGGCTCGGCCACCTTCACGATGCCAACGGTTGCGGCCGAAACCCATGCTCTCATGCGGCGCATGCACGCGCCAGGCAAAGAGAAACGCAGCGTAGTGATCTTGCCTCGCGACGAGTGGGATGATTGGTTGAACTGCCGCGATCCGGAACTCGCCCGCAGCTTCCTGCGGCTCTATCCGGCTGATGCCATGGTGGCCGAGGCAGCACCGGCACCACCGCGCAAGAAAGCCGTCGAGGCCTAG